The Terriglobales bacterium genome includes a window with the following:
- the coaE gene encoding dephospho-CoA kinase (Dephospho-CoA kinase (CoaE) performs the final step in coenzyme A biosynthesis.), translating into MLKVGLTGGVSCGKSTVGEMFVAKGAHLIKADDLGHQLMQPGQSVYHAIVAAFGEGILNTDRTISRPKLADAAFPTGRIAELNAIVHPAVIAAQEAWMDEFLRTDPSGVAIVEAALLLESGSWRRFDRLITVVCSFEQKVERFAKRHSLSLQAARGEVERRQKVQATDDEKVKISHYVIDNAGSLVSTREQVERIWQELKDLARVPVVPNPTQK; encoded by the coding sequence TTGCTGAAGGTCGGATTAACCGGTGGCGTATCGTGCGGCAAGAGCACGGTAGGGGAGATGTTCGTCGCCAAGGGAGCGCACCTCATCAAGGCGGACGATCTGGGCCATCAACTGATGCAGCCGGGGCAATCGGTTTATCACGCGATTGTTGCAGCTTTTGGCGAGGGCATTCTTAATACCGATAGGACCATCAGCCGACCCAAACTTGCCGATGCAGCTTTTCCGACCGGGCGAATCGCGGAGTTGAACGCGATTGTGCATCCGGCGGTGATCGCCGCGCAGGAAGCGTGGATGGACGAGTTCCTGCGCACAGATCCGTCGGGCGTTGCAATTGTCGAAGCAGCCTTGCTGCTGGAGTCCGGGAGTTGGAGGCGCTTCGACCGGTTGATTACGGTTGTTTGTTCTTTCGAGCAGAAGGTGGAGCGGTTCGCCAAACGGCACTCGCTGTCACTACAGGCGGCGCGAGGCGAAGTGGAACGCCGGCAGAAAGTCCAGGCAACAGATGACGAGAAGGTCAAGATCTCGCATTACGTAATCGACAACGCGGGTTCGCTCGTCAGCACAAGGGAACAAGTGGAGAGAATCTGGCAGGAACTTAAGGATCTTGCCCGAGTGCCAGTGGTTCCGAATCCCACCCAAAAATGA
- a CDS encoding Trm112 family protein: MAHAMINKDLLEILACPVCKKPLAYNEDKDNLKCGVCHRVYPIRDNIPVLLVEESHVEE; encoded by the coding sequence ATGGCGCACGCCATGATCAACAAAGATCTCCTCGAAATTCTCGCGTGTCCCGTGTGCAAAAAGCCGCTGGCTTACAACGAAGACAAGGACAACCTGAAATGCGGGGTATGTCACCGGGTGTATCCGATCCGTGACAACATACCCGTACTGCTCGTCGAGGAATCGCACGTCGAGGAATGA
- a CDS encoding SDR family NAD(P)-dependent oxidoreductase encodes MGFRNRSSQRHERVRRLKQAAKAVLLVGGVTTGVAMGLAAMAISRRRRNRFDFLGRVVVITGGSRGLGFALAEECARLGASVAICARDDRELRWAQESIERQFGTEVFTHVCDVTNNDEVAEFITAVLSRFGQIDILINNAGIITVGPVESQTLTDYQESMDIMYWGTVYPTLAVLPHMKSRGEGRIANITSFGGKVSVPHLVPYCSAKFAAVGFSEGMRAELRKHGIKVTTVCPGLMRTGSHLNAYFKGQHRKEFALFSFGATIPFVSINARRAARKIINAIRSGQPELVITPQAKAAVLFHAIFPGLTTDILGLINRVLPDADREQRARYLGKDSQTALTESFLQKAGHQAAKEFHQNPGTYEEGPGPAEQEATGRGRVPA; translated from the coding sequence ATGGGTTTCCGAAACCGTTCCTCGCAGAGGCATGAACGAGTGCGCCGGTTGAAACAGGCAGCCAAAGCAGTGCTTCTTGTCGGCGGAGTTACAACCGGAGTAGCAATGGGCCTGGCCGCCATGGCGATCTCGCGCCGGCGTCGGAACCGCTTTGATTTCCTCGGCCGTGTCGTCGTAATCACTGGCGGCTCGCGCGGACTTGGTTTTGCCCTCGCGGAAGAATGTGCGCGACTCGGTGCCAGCGTTGCAATCTGTGCACGCGACGACCGGGAACTCCGCTGGGCGCAGGAAAGCATCGAGCGGCAGTTCGGGACCGAAGTCTTTACCCATGTCTGCGACGTCACCAACAACGACGAAGTCGCCGAATTCATAACCGCAGTCCTGTCGCGCTTCGGTCAAATCGACATCCTTATCAATAATGCCGGCATTATCACGGTCGGACCGGTCGAATCGCAGACCCTTACCGACTACCAGGAATCCATGGACATCATGTATTGGGGAACGGTGTATCCCACCTTGGCCGTGCTGCCGCACATGAAGTCCCGCGGAGAAGGCCGGATCGCCAATATCACTTCCTTCGGAGGCAAAGTTTCGGTGCCGCACCTGGTGCCGTATTGTTCCGCGAAGTTCGCAGCCGTCGGATTTTCCGAAGGCATGCGGGCAGAACTCAGGAAACACGGAATCAAGGTGACGACCGTGTGCCCCGGACTCATGCGCACCGGCTCTCACCTGAATGCCTATTTCAAGGGTCAACATCGCAAGGAGTTCGCGCTATTCAGTTTCGGCGCCACGATTCCTTTCGTCTCCATCAACGCGCGACGTGCGGCTCGCAAGATCATCAACGCCATTCGCTCGGGGCAACCGGAGCTCGTGATAACGCCTCAGGCGAAGGCGGCCGTGCTCTTCCACGCCATCTTCCCCGGTCTCACCACCGACATTTTGGGTCTCATCAATCGCGTCCTGCCCGATGCTGATCGAGAACAGCGTGCGCGCTATCTCGGCAAGGACAGTCAAACCGCACTCACCGAATCATTTCTTCAGAAGGCAGGACACCAAGCGGCAAAGGAGTTCCACCAGAATCCAGGCACATACGAAGAGGGTCCCGGACCGGCAGAGCAGGAAGCAACTGGACGCGGGCGCGTCCCGGCGTAA
- a CDS encoding DUF1175 family protein has protein sequence MTRLSTRRWWLLPLALMLAVVAFGLVRNLNSGPHSLVLEVDHASLPADGYARGVIKASSSDGRKVENVRWRIKSGEHLVTTDISENQLRLRSGIVPGDVRIAASHEGFKPAEITLHLGLDPTDQFGDGTPDFLRLQDQADRDAFRNWFAFLAESAYVQKEEDRPKEINDCAALIRFAYREALRTHDGVWANQWHLGTVPNAPSVRKYDYPHTALGAGLFRIREGAFSPDDVSNGAFAEFADAETLRRYNTHYVSRDLRAARPGDVLFFRQTGQRMPFHTMIFLGQSHFGDGDNWLVYHTGPSEGHAGEIRRVTVEDLMHHPEVRWRPLPQNPAFMGIYRWNILREAD, from the coding sequence TTGACGCGCTTATCCACACGACGATGGTGGTTGCTACCACTTGCGCTGATGCTCGCAGTGGTCGCCTTCGGTCTCGTGCGAAATCTGAACTCCGGACCACATTCTTTAGTTCTAGAAGTTGATCACGCCTCGCTTCCCGCCGACGGCTATGCGCGTGGGGTAATCAAGGCAAGTTCGTCAGACGGTCGCAAGGTCGAAAATGTCCGCTGGCGAATCAAGTCCGGAGAGCACCTCGTTACCACGGATATCTCCGAGAACCAACTGAGGTTGAGATCCGGCATCGTCCCCGGCGACGTTCGCATCGCTGCTTCGCACGAAGGATTTAAGCCGGCCGAGATCACTCTCCACCTTGGCCTCGATCCTACCGACCAGTTCGGTGACGGCACGCCCGACTTCCTTCGCCTTCAGGATCAGGCCGATCGCGACGCCTTCCGCAACTGGTTTGCGTTCCTCGCCGAATCCGCTTACGTCCAGAAAGAAGAAGATCGCCCAAAGGAAATCAACGATTGCGCCGCGCTCATCCGCTTTGCCTATCGCGAAGCATTGCGCACTCACGACGGCGTCTGGGCAAATCAGTGGCACCTCGGCACAGTGCCGAACGCACCTTCGGTCCGCAAATACGACTATCCGCATACCGCCTTGGGCGCCGGACTCTTTCGCATCCGTGAGGGTGCGTTCTCGCCGGACGACGTCTCCAACGGTGCCTTCGCCGAATTCGCCGATGCCGAAACGCTTCGCCGGTACAACACGCATTACGTCAGCCGCGATCTGCGTGCCGCCCGTCCGGGCGATGTTCTCTTCTTTCGTCAGACCGGGCAGCGTATGCCCTTTCACACCATGATCTTCCTTGGGCAAAGCCATTTCGGCGACGGCGACAACTGGCTCGTCTACCACACTGGTCCCAGCGAAGGACATGCCGGCGAAATCCGGCGCGTGACCGTAGAAGATCTTATGCATCACCCTGAAGTTCGTTGGCGGCCATTGCCGCAAAATCCGGCGTTCATGGGTATTTATCGCTGGAACATTCTCCGGGAGGCCGACTGA
- a CDS encoding MG2 domain-containing protein translates to MRAYRAVALAVFVFISLLSFAQEEKVGYFSLNSSRTYAPGQKVTVDMWAQNVETLEFRVYRVNDPVKFFKDLDDAHQFGGRVPAPPHKLTWLERFHDWKRGIYSWIRDFFRAQFTAENRRVIRERRTATRQQPQTPAQVFAQIPILNSQQLVATWKQNVPSGRERWETEVVNVPVKDRGVYLVEATDGKLRAYTIVIVSQMAIVTKTAPGTVLAFVVDRQSSQPVTNAQTYFFINRNQSGQQVTDNDGLAQIAVTEAHPENVLVMARTKDDFAVSSPWSYWMSTDPARSLTTYVYTDRPVYRPGDTVHFKAILRTRSGFTYQARANTEFNVNITDVEGKDVLTKTVKSSSLGTLNGEYAIPLNASLGDYNIQVRRGESYTSGGSFAVEEYKKPEYEVRVVPDSKRVLQGQPIQATIEARYYFGEPVANAKVTWVVHQNRVSNSLYTWEDDEDYSEYGGEGEGEGGDSENYYYGEQTEEKTGTLDADGKLRISLPTTFDASRKSDISYRIEARVTDEGNREITGRNYILATYGSFKIGANPTSYVYEVGKTAQINVDARDYDGKPIQTAFHIIVRTWDYRSRSGDEVFAADGQTDANGHAEVSIPITRGGSLRAIVTAATPENRQLEDTAYLWVPDRNWYWGGSSERIQIVPDQKSYKPGDTAKLLIMAGPDPVSILVTTEGMGLHSRQVIRSKGGPITVDVPVRTEYAPNFFVSAAYIKDNALHTGSKSINVPPDAYKLNVQIQPSKPQFQPGEAASYTIVAKDSNGKPVSGEFSIGVVDEAIYAIRPEATTDILKFFYGRTFNRVNTDSSLSYYFRGEAGKKQMRLAEVKRRNWLAQIKPERLVQPKIRKAFPDTAFWVADVRTGADGRATVKFSFPDSLTAWRATARGVTADTKVGSAVEKVIVRKNVMVRLVVPRFFRQGDQVTISAIVHNYLPAAKMARVSMDLKGLQVLEGSTRDVNVPSRGEVKVDWRVKADNVLQSTVLAKALTNEESDAMELSLPVIPYGVKMAVPQSGSLNSTTGEITQEINFPQRSEPSGRFLQVDLSPSAAGAIFGALQYLTSYPYGCTEQTMSSFLPNIIVADAVKQLGLKPQMDEKELNAKIEAGLKRLYDYQHEDGGWGWWQTDDSHVFMSTYVLAGLSQAKQVGYNVEQDRVTRAQGWVRQTFDNDKKIIADLRAYMAYSLMLSGANDKAILDSVWKQRSELSPYGAAMLGLAMDLVKDSRTTELATIVEKGAVTDEQTAHWSLNRDPMLDFETDASPEATAFAAKFLSKVRPESALLPKAAFWLVMHRNEGYWWNSTKQTAFVVYGLTDFLKQSGELKPSFSVEVLVNDRQIISHRFTEADAFGASAVMLRLTPEQLGQNNRVIIRKKGQGRLYWSLRGEYYSDEKKLTNVGSFNLTLAREYFKLSPVRENGSVKYKLESLSGPVQVGDTLAVRLTVSGSDWKYLMIEDPIPPGTEFIEHDNLYTLKDQPRWWSWYFTRREFHDDRAAFFTTYFWRGAREYVYMLKVVNPGVFRVSPGKVEPMYQPSYFATSDPLTLEVK, encoded by the coding sequence ATGCGCGCCTATCGCGCGGTTGCGCTCGCGGTTTTCGTCTTCATCTCGCTCTTATCTTTCGCACAGGAAGAGAAGGTCGGTTACTTCTCGCTGAACTCCAGCCGAACCTACGCTCCGGGCCAGAAGGTCACCGTGGACATGTGGGCCCAAAACGTCGAGACGCTCGAGTTCCGCGTCTATCGCGTCAACGACCCCGTCAAGTTCTTCAAAGATCTCGACGACGCCCACCAGTTCGGCGGCCGGGTGCCCGCTCCTCCTCACAAGCTCACCTGGCTGGAACGCTTCCACGACTGGAAGCGCGGCATCTACTCGTGGATCCGCGACTTCTTCCGCGCACAGTTCACCGCAGAGAATCGCCGTGTAATCCGTGAGCGTCGGACCGCGACCAGGCAGCAGCCGCAAACTCCCGCCCAGGTCTTCGCGCAGATACCGATCCTGAACTCGCAGCAACTCGTTGCCACGTGGAAGCAAAACGTTCCCTCCGGACGTGAACGATGGGAAACGGAAGTCGTCAATGTTCCGGTGAAGGACCGAGGCGTTTATCTGGTTGAAGCTACCGACGGCAAGCTGCGCGCCTACACCATCGTCATTGTCAGCCAGATGGCGATCGTCACCAAAACTGCTCCCGGAACCGTTCTCGCCTTCGTGGTTGACCGCCAGTCGAGCCAGCCAGTCACGAACGCGCAGACTTACTTCTTCATCAATCGCAACCAGAGTGGACAGCAAGTCACTGACAACGACGGTCTCGCCCAAATTGCCGTAACTGAAGCGCATCCCGAAAACGTGCTGGTAATGGCCCGCACCAAGGACGACTTCGCCGTCAGCTCGCCGTGGTCCTACTGGATGAGCACCGACCCGGCCCGCTCGCTCACCACTTACGTCTATACCGATCGTCCCGTCTACCGTCCGGGTGATACCGTCCACTTCAAGGCCATTCTGCGCACGCGTTCGGGATTCACCTACCAGGCTCGGGCAAATACTGAATTCAACGTCAACATCACCGACGTGGAAGGAAAAGACGTCCTCACCAAGACCGTGAAGTCTTCCTCCCTGGGAACGTTGAATGGCGAATACGCCATCCCGCTCAACGCCTCGCTTGGTGACTACAACATCCAGGTACGCCGCGGCGAATCGTACACATCGGGTGGCAGCTTCGCCGTGGAGGAATACAAGAAGCCCGAATATGAAGTTCGTGTGGTCCCTGACAGCAAACGCGTGCTGCAAGGGCAACCGATTCAGGCCACCATTGAAGCCCGCTACTACTTCGGCGAGCCGGTAGCAAACGCCAAAGTCACCTGGGTTGTCCACCAGAATCGCGTCTCAAACAGCCTGTACACCTGGGAAGACGACGAGGATTATTCCGAGTACGGTGGTGAAGGAGAAGGTGAAGGCGGCGACAGCGAGAACTATTACTACGGCGAGCAAACCGAAGAGAAGACCGGGACGCTCGACGCTGATGGCAAGTTGCGCATCTCCCTGCCCACCACCTTCGACGCGAGCAGAAAGTCGGACATCAGCTATCGCATTGAAGCTCGTGTGACCGACGAGGGTAATCGCGAGATTACTGGCCGCAACTACATCCTTGCCACATACGGCAGCTTCAAGATCGGCGCCAACCCAACCAGTTACGTGTACGAAGTCGGCAAAACCGCACAGATCAACGTCGATGCCCGCGACTACGACGGCAAGCCGATTCAGACCGCTTTTCACATCATTGTTCGTACCTGGGATTACCGCTCCCGGAGCGGTGACGAAGTTTTCGCCGCCGATGGCCAGACAGATGCCAACGGCCACGCGGAGGTCAGCATCCCGATCACCCGAGGCGGTTCGCTGCGCGCGATCGTAACCGCCGCCACTCCGGAAAATCGGCAACTCGAAGACACTGCTTACCTGTGGGTTCCCGACCGCAACTGGTATTGGGGAGGCTCAAGCGAACGCATCCAGATTGTCCCCGACCAGAAGTCTTACAAGCCCGGGGACACCGCGAAACTTCTCATCATGGCCGGTCCCGATCCCGTAAGTATTCTCGTGACCACTGAAGGCATGGGACTTCACAGCCGTCAGGTCATCAGGAGCAAGGGCGGGCCCATCACCGTTGATGTCCCGGTTCGTACGGAATACGCGCCCAACTTCTTCGTCAGCGCCGCTTACATCAAGGACAACGCGCTGCACACCGGATCGAAGAGCATCAATGTTCCGCCTGATGCCTACAAGCTGAACGTTCAGATTCAGCCTTCGAAACCGCAGTTCCAGCCCGGCGAAGCAGCCTCATACACCATTGTTGCCAAAGACTCGAATGGCAAACCGGTCAGCGGCGAGTTCAGTATTGGTGTGGTTGACGAAGCCATTTACGCGATTCGTCCGGAAGCCACCACCGATATCCTGAAGTTCTTCTACGGACGCACTTTCAATCGGGTGAACACCGACAGCTCGCTCTCGTACTACTTCCGTGGCGAGGCCGGCAAGAAGCAGATGCGTCTCGCCGAAGTGAAGCGGCGCAACTGGCTGGCACAGATTAAGCCCGAGCGACTCGTTCAACCTAAGATCCGCAAGGCATTTCCCGACACCGCCTTCTGGGTCGCCGACGTCCGTACTGGAGCCGATGGCCGTGCCACCGTGAAATTCAGCTTCCCCGATTCGCTCACTGCATGGCGAGCGACCGCACGCGGCGTCACCGCCGACACCAAAGTCGGCAGCGCCGTCGAGAAGGTGATCGTTCGCAAGAACGTCATGGTGCGCCTGGTCGTGCCCCGCTTCTTCCGGCAGGGCGATCAGGTCACAATCTCGGCAATCGTCCACAACTATTTGCCTGCGGCAAAAATGGCACGCGTCTCCATGGACCTGAAAGGCCTGCAAGTGCTGGAAGGCTCCACGCGAGACGTGAATGTTCCCAGCCGCGGCGAAGTGAAAGTCGACTGGCGCGTGAAGGCCGACAATGTTCTCCAAAGCACCGTGCTCGCCAAGGCGCTCACCAATGAAGAGTCCGATGCCATGGAGTTGTCGCTGCCTGTCATCCCCTATGGCGTGAAGATGGCGGTTCCGCAGTCTGGTTCGCTCAACAGCACCACTGGCGAGATCACCCAGGAGATCAACTTCCCGCAGCGCAGCGAACCCAGCGGACGCTTCCTGCAAGTCGATCTGTCACCCTCTGCCGCCGGTGCCATCTTCGGCGCGTTGCAATACCTCACTTCTTATCCGTACGGCTGCACCGAGCAGACGATGTCCAGTTTCCTTCCCAACATCATCGTGGCCGATGCGGTGAAACAACTCGGCTTGAAGCCGCAGATGGACGAGAAGGAACTAAACGCCAAAATCGAAGCCGGTCTGAAGCGTCTCTATGACTATCAGCACGAAGACGGTGGTTGGGGATGGTGGCAAACTGACGATAGCCACGTGTTCATGTCTACCTATGTGCTCGCCGGATTGAGCCAGGCAAAGCAGGTCGGGTACAACGTTGAGCAGGACCGCGTCACTCGCGCGCAGGGCTGGGTCAGGCAAACCTTCGATAACGATAAGAAGATCATTGCCGACCTTCGCGCCTACATGGCCTATTCGCTCATGCTGAGCGGAGCTAACGACAAGGCCATCCTCGACTCGGTTTGGAAGCAGCGTTCAGAACTTAGCCCTTATGGCGCCGCCATGCTCGGCCTCGCCATGGATCTCGTGAAAGATTCGCGTACAACGGAGCTTGCCACAATCGTAGAGAAAGGCGCCGTCACCGACGAGCAAACGGCGCACTGGAGCTTGAACCGCGATCCAATGCTCGACTTCGAGACCGACGCCAGCCCAGAAGCGACAGCGTTCGCCGCGAAGTTCCTCAGCAAAGTCCGGCCGGAAAGCGCGCTGCTTCCAAAGGCCGCATTCTGGCTGGTCATGCATCGCAACGAGGGATACTGGTGGAACTCGACGAAGCAAACTGCTTTTGTCGTGTACGGGCTCACGGACTTCTTGAAGCAGAGCGGGGAACTGAAGCCCAGCTTTTCCGTCGAGGTGCTGGTCAACGACCGTCAGATCATCTCGCACCGCTTCACCGAAGCCGATGCGTTTGGAGCCAGCGCCGTCATGCTTCGCCTTACCCCCGAACAACTCGGGCAGAACAACCGTGTCATCATCCGGAAGAAGGGGCAGGGCCGCCTCTACTGGTCGCTGCGCGGCGAGTACTACTCCGACGAGAAGAAGCTCACGAATGTGGGCTCCTTCAACCTGACGCTCGCGCGCGAGTACTTCAAGCTCTCTCCCGTGCGCGAAAACGGCTCGGTGAAGTACAAGCTGGAATCGCTAAGTGGGCCGGTGCAGGTCGGTGACACGCTCGCTGTGCGGCTTACCGTCTCCGGTTCTGATTGGAAGTACCTGATGATCGAGGACCCGATTCCACCCGGCACCGAGTTCATCGAGCACGACAACCTATATACGCTGAAAGATCAGCCTCGCTGGTGGAGTTGGTACTTCACGCGACGTGAGTTCCACGACGACCGTGCCGCATTCTTCACCACCTACTTCTGGCGTGGCGCCCGCGAATATGTGTACATGCTGAAGGTGGTGAACCCCGGCGTGTTCCGCGTGAGTCCGGGCAAAGTGGAACCGATGTACCAGCCGTCCTATTTTGCGACTAGCGATCCGCTGACGCTGGAGGTCAAATGA